The following coding sequences lie in one Panicum virgatum strain AP13 chromosome 6N, P.virgatum_v5, whole genome shotgun sequence genomic window:
- the LOC120677314 gene encoding uncharacterized protein LOC120677314: protein MVDVDRRMAGLTPAAHAAGLRRLSTRAAAGPSSASASPRHGLHSFAPLAAAVLAHLRASGVAVLPGLTELELARAEAELGFAFPPDLRAVLAAGLPSGPGFPDWRARAGLRSAFDLPIAAASLQIARGALWPRCWGPRPADPDRALRLARSAIRRAPLLVPLFDRCFLPCRPCLAGNPVFFVTDDRVLCCGLDVLHFFTRDSCFQPLDPWAAPSSAAQHGEAAAATRRSLDAACSGAAPRWIEFWSDAASDRRRRDSSSSEASTASSLSSGCASPPPVAARMARTPHWVDAYLDRLGAVLRQGGWRDTEVTEMVEVAAYGVFDGEEAAAAPPAADPDAVLDALLLKADRCSDSLRHAGWSSEDVSDALGLDLRRRKERPRPAVRIPPEIAIKVERLAKSVARR, encoded by the coding sequence atGGTGGACGTGGACCGCCGGATGGCCGGCCTGAccccggcggcgcacgcggcggggctgcggcgcctgtccacgcgcgccgcggcggggccctcgtcggcgtcggcgtcgccgcGGCACGGGCTGCACTCCTTCGCCCCGCTCGCGGCCGCGGTGCTGGCCcacctccgggcgtccggggtGGCCGTGCTCCCGGGGCTCACGGAGCTCGAGCTGGCGCGCGCCGAGGCCGAGCTGGGGTTCGCGTTCCCGCCCGACCTCCGCGCGGTGCTCGCCGCGGGGCTCCCCTCGGGGCCCGGGTTCCCGGACTGGCGCGCCCGCGCGGGGCTCCGGTCGGCGTTCGACCTGCCCATCGCCGCAGCGTCGCTGCAGATCGCGCGCGGCGCGCTGTGGCCGCGCTGCTGGGGCCCGCGCCCCGCCGACCCGGACCGCGCGCTGCGGCTCGCGCGCTCCGCcatccgccgcgcgccgctgctcgTGCCGCTCTTCGACCGCTGCTTCCTGCCCTGCCGCCCCTGCCTGGCGGGCAACCCGGTGTTCTTCGTCACCGACGACCGCGTCCTCTGCTGCGGCCTCGACGTGCTCCACTTCTTCACCCGGGACTCCTGCTTCCAGCCGCTGGACCCGtgggcggcgccgtcgtcggcggcgcagcacggcgaggccgccgccgcgacgcgcCGCAGCCTCGACGCGGCCTGCAGCGGCGCGGCCCCGCGCTGGATCGAGTTCTGGAGCGACGCGGcgtccgaccgccgccgccgcgactcgTCCTCGTCGGAGGCCTCCACCGCGTCGTCGCTGTCCTCCGGgtgcgcgtcgccgccgccggtggcggccAGGATGGCGAGGACCCCGCACTGGGTGGACGCCTACCTGGACCGGCTCGGCGCCGTGCTGCGGCAGGGCGGGTGGAGGGACACGGAGGTGACGGAGATGGTCGAGGTGGCGGCCTACGGGGTGTtcgacggcgaggaggcggcggcggcgccccccgcgGCCGACCCCGACGCGGTGCTCGACGCGCTGCTGCTCAAGGCCGACCGGTGCTCGGACTCGCTCCGGCACGCCGGGTGGAGCTCCGAGGACGTGTCGGACGCGCTCGGGCTCGACCTCCGCCGGCGCAAGGagcggccgcgccccgccgtgCGGATACCGCCGGAGATCGCCATCAAGGTCGAGCGGCTCGCGAAGTCGGTGGCGCGCCGCTGA